Genomic window (Equus asinus isolate D_3611 breed Donkey chromosome 8, EquAss-T2T_v2, whole genome shotgun sequence):
aagaaatatctgactcaatttggaaatgtaacataaagattataggtatgcCAGAggtagaagagagggagaaaggagcagaaagcttgttcaaagaactaatagctgagaacttcccaaacctggaggaGAAGCTGGAATTATGtgtaaatgaagccaatagaagCAGACTACATCAATGTataaagaccttctccaagacatttttagtaaaactggcaaaagtcaatgacaaagaaaaaatattaagggcaacaaggcagaaggaaataacctacaaaggaacccctatcaggctttcagtggatttctcagcagaaaccttacaggctaggagagaatggaatgatatattcaaaattctgaaagacaaaaactttcagccaagaatactctatccagtgaaaatatccttcagatatggtggagaaataaaaactttcccagataaacgaaaactgagggagttcatcgccacaagaccccACCTACAAGatatgatcaagaaggccctcatacctgaaaaaaaagacgAAGAAAGGGCTTACAAAGCCTTgggcaaggagataaataggcaggcaaaatcagaaaattgcaactttCTATCAGAACGGATTAACAAATACTTCATTATAActctaaagataaagggaaggaaaacatcaaaataaatataatcacttcattttaaccacaaacttacaacaacaaaaaaaaacagaataaattgtGACAGCAagttagaaggggaagaggaagggaatggaacctgcttagactaagcgaataagaggctatcagaaaacagactagctcatctatgagatcttttatacaaacctcacaaaccactaaacaaaaagtcagaagagagacacaagtgacaaataaagataaaactgagaaaaccatcatagagccaccaaactgaattggcactCTGAAATACACGgcatgagaaacaagggaaatacagaacaaccagaaaatcagtgataaaacggcagcattaagccctcatatgtcaataatcactctaaatgtaaatgattgaattccccaatcaaaagacacagagtggctggatggattgaaaaacaagacccaataatatgctgcctccaggaaacacatctcagctctgaagacaaacaCAAGCTTGGAacgaagggatggaagacaatactccaagctaacggcaaacaaaagaaagcaggtgttaccatacttatatcagacaaagcagagttcaagataaaaaaggcaatgagagacaaagagaagcagtatataatgataaaagggacactccaccaagaggacataacacttataaatatatatgcacctaacacaggagcccccagtacataaagcaactattaattgacctaaaaggagagattaccagcaacacaataacagtaggggacctgaacaccccactttcatcaatggatgatcaaccagacagaaaatcaataagaaaataatggaactaaatgaaacactagaccagatggacttaacagaaaTGTATAGAGCACTCCATCCAATATCGGCAGAacgcacattcttctcaagtgcacaaggaacactctcaaagatagaccatatgttgggaaacaaggcaagcctcaataaattgaagaagactgaaatcataccagcatcttttctgaccataatgctatgaaactagaaatcaactacaagaaaaaatctgggaaagtGTTCACACCATCTCTGCACCAACACCTAAATCCTGGCCCTTATCATTTCTTGCCTTATACCTTTTGTTAggtgaatattttttcattgagataaaattcaacattttaaccattttaaaatctacagtgcaggggccggcccagtggtgtagtggttaagttcacacactccgcttcagtggacgggggttcgtgggttcggatcccaggtgcagacctatacactgttcattaagctgtgctgtggcagcatcccacatacaaagtagaggaagactggcaaacatgttagctcagggccagtcttcctcaccaaaaaacccccaaaactacagttcagtggtttctagcgtattcacaatgttgtacaatcATCGctgctatctaattccagaacatttttatcatcctaAATGGAAACCCCGACCCactaagcagtcactccccaatcccccctcctccagcccctgacaaTCACTAATCCGCTTTcagtctctatggatttgcctgttctggacatttcatacataTGGAATcaacaatatgtggtcttttgtgtctggcttcttcaccttagcatcatgttttcaagacTCATTCATGGTGTAGCAGGTGtcagtccttcattcctttttgtggccaaataatatcccattatatggatggaccacattcatctgtcgatggccTTTTGGGCTGTCTCCACTTTCCGGCTATTGTGAGTGATGCTGCTATGACCGGCCTTATTCTTCTGCAGCAGCCTCCCAGCTGGTCTCCCTGTCTCCTATCTCTCCCTCCAAGCCAGACAGTTCTTTCTAAACCTCAGACCTAAATTTTATCTATTTCAGACACTTCAGTGGCTGCCCATCGAACATAGAACAAATTCAGGCTCCTGAGACAGCAAATTGGGGCTAATGACCTGACGCAGGAACCAAGCAACCTCTGAGCCCCAAAGACCCTGGGCCAGTCCCACCTCTGACCCCCCTTTTCCACCTCAACCTGGCTCCTACCCCGGAATGCTTTCTTGCCCATAGTGTAACCTGCAGCAGGCCGCTCTTGTCTCAGGGCTGCAAAGACACAGAGTGTGTCCTTTGGGTGGGCATGGCCTTCCCACTGACCAGAAGATACGATTCTTCAACCATCCATTCCTTTGGTCTGAAATCAGGCTGATCCCTCAGCAGGtcctgctatggtctgaatgtgtgtccccctaaaattcatatgtggaaatcctaacccccaaaggtgatggtattaggagatggggtctttgggaggtgattaagtcatgagggcggaaccctcatgaatgggattagtgcccttataaaagagggtCCAAAGAGATCCCTCACCCCTTCCgtcacatgaggacacagcgagaaggtgccGGCTATGAACCAGGAACAGGACCCTTACCTGACGCTCCTggcttggtcttggacttcccagtctctaGAACGTtgagaaataaacatctgttgtttaTAAGGCGCCTGGCCTGCGGTACTCTGTCATAGTAGCCCAAACAGACCAAGGCAGGTCCTCAGTAAACACTCCCCGCTCACTTACTGTCATTGGCTCTCACCTTTTTTAGCTTTCTTAGGTTTCTTTGAGTCCTGAGAGAAAGAAGCACAAAAAGAGATGCTCACTGGAGTTGGGGGATGCTGGGAAAGGGGGGATGCAGATTCCAGTGCCATCTGGGGGtggctcctgccccctccagggCCTCTCCTGGTCCAGGAAGGCAGGGCGGGGTCTCCTAGGGAGGAGCTGGCCTGACCCGCCCACCTGCCTGGCTCCTCGCACCTGAGAAGGCTGCTCAGCGTGTCAGGAACCCGCAGAGCTGGGAGCCTGGCAGCCTGGCTGCGTGACCCAAGGAGAGGCCCTCCTTCTCCCTGGCCTTCCTGTGCACTGGGGCCCTGCGGTTGCTGGGGCTTCTGGAGCGGGTCCGGGGGGCTCcgagcccctcctcccccagcccgtctccccctccttcccaccACTTGGCCTGAAGGCCTTTCCTCACTCAGCACCGGTTCTGTGGGGAGGGGTATGGCAGGGGCCCTACTGTACCCTGAGAAACGTCAGCCTGTCAGATTCCAAGGTGCGGATCACCCCAAAGTTGCACACGGTGGACACAAGCGGCTCCCCGACGAGCAGCGGCTCCAGGACCACTGCGCCGCTGCCCAGCACGCGCAGGATGGGCGGGTCCTGCTGGAGGTCCTTAGGaagctctttcttcttcttggatCCCTTCTGGTCctgtggggagaggccaggaagGTGGACAGGGCCGGGCAGGGACCGTGGCGAGAGGGTCCGTTGCCACTGCCCCAAGGTAGCACCCGGCGGCCGCTGGCTGGTACCTTAGCCACCTCTTTTCCCCCATTCAAATCTGTTCCCTTCTTGtctttcttgttcttctccccttttcctttcctGGCAGACAAGGAAGCATCGACAAGAGGCAGCCCCGCAGGCCAGGAGAGAACCTAGGGGACAGCAAGCGGCCTTGAGTGAACAGAGGGCCCCTTGGGGCTGGCTGGgatctttctggaaaaggcactgAGACCAGCCAACAAGGGAGGGGGGCTATAGATGCCCTGACAGAAAACCAGCACAGAGGAGAATGGGGGCAATGTGTCACGGTGACTTCCAGCTGCTCACCTTCTCCTCCACGACGGTCACCGTGGTTCCGGCCAGCAGGAAGGCCTTGAGTGGCACCAGGTCCTTGAGGGTGTGCTGCATCTCATAGTTACAGGGGATGACTTCTGCCCAGGGCTTGCGGACTGTGCTGAAGAGAACTGTCCTtggggaggggacatgaagaCATTGTGCCATTACCTAGGGGGCTGTGGCCGGGACCAGGGACCAAGCTGTGAGGGCCCTTTGAGAAGACGTTCACACACGTGCACAGCGTGACCCTGAGGGCCCAGCACCATCAGGAGGGCGGGGCTAGAAGGCGGGAGGGATATGGGCACAGAggagaaagcaaaaccacaactGCCAGCTGGAGCCTTCCCCCTGGGGCACGACTGTGTACTGAACAGCGATGGAAACCAACCAAACAcaaatcaaaagtttttaaaacttcagcAAAGTAGTAGTAAAAAAGTGAATTAGGGCTGGCCCCACCGCTAAGTGGCTGAGCTTGCACGCTCCGtggcagcggcccagggtttcgctggttcggatcctgggtgcagacatggcgccgctcatcaggccgtgctgaggtggcgtcccacatagcacaaccagaaggacccacaactagaatatacaactaggtactggggggctttggggagaagaagaaaaaaaattggcaacagatgttagctcaggtgccaatcttaaaaaaataaacaaataaagtaatTAATACTCTGGGATGAGTTAGACAGATGAGgggaggaaattttttttctaatttacgTAATTTTTAAAGTGGTAGAATTATTTGTGGCTCTTACTTTTTTGTTAGTctttccaaaaattaaaacaacagcaaaagcATCGTCGGCTGAGATTAACCCAGCCCCCTGGCACAGAATTGGCTGGTTCCATCACTGCCTTCTCTCCAGCAGCAAGGACAGCTGTTCCCTCTGTTCTGTCACCAGTGGGAACGGTGGCACTGCGTGTGGGCAATTTTAGCTCACCCAGATTCCCAACAAGCCTGTACTGTTTACTTTCAGTTgaggttttaaataatttttattaaatgattcttttttaaGAGAAGCTAGTTTCCCAGATTCCTTGAGGGCGTCAGCAGCAGAGTCCGAGTGAGACGAAAGCTCAGTGAACTGGATCTCAGTCACACGTTTTGTTTTCTGTACTCTGGTCACCAAAAGAGTCACGTAACAACAAAAGCTGAAAGCGggaattttgtaaaaaataaataaataaacccaaaCCAATACTCATTGAGAACTGACTCTAAGTTCCTATAAAATTCTTCAACTTCAAAAAAGattctttataaaataagagaaaatgtgtGATACATATGAAGCCCGTGGGATGGACTAGATTGGACTTATTGAGACAAGCAAGAACCCAGGACTCAGGGCTGAAGACCCATACCACACGTTAGATGTCAGAATAAGTTCTAGATGAATTAAAAGATTAAACCGAAAAGGGTTTCAATCTTAAGGGCTGAAATGAAAAGGCTGTCCATTTCTTATCTCTCTGTGGACAAAGAAATGCGATCATTCAGAAAACCTTGGCCTTTCAGGGAAAGGAGGTGGAGCTGCCCTTTGAGTGGAAGGTGAGGAGTCTAGGAAAGAAGTGGAACACTCAACCCAAATGCACCCGCCGGGCTAATGGCCTGGAGGGTCCCTCTACCGAGAGAGCGTGGCCATAGTTGTTCAGAGtgggctcctgggaggaggcaggcaggtcTGAGCTCGCTGTGACCCCGGTGACCCCGGGCACCGCTCCCAGCCAGGTCTCCATCCTTACCCTGGGGATGGGCAGAGCCGGGGATCTGTAAGCGGCCGCAACTTGGCCAACTCTTCTGCGGAGTCTGTCAACCTGGGCAAGGGTGCCGACCCGCCCGAGACGAGGgactcctcctccagctctcccGACTGGGTCTGGGTAGTCAGCCCAGACTCTAGAGAGCCTTCAGCCTCTCCGATGACCTCTTCAGGAAACTCCTCGCCTAACTGCTCCATGATGAGAGAGGGACTGACAATCTgccagagaagacagagaaaccCGTCCAGGGCTGCTCTCTTCAGACTTCTCCTCTGACGCAATGTGAACGTGTGTGCACAGGTATCAGTGTCTGGATGAATTGGAAGATGAGCAAACACGTGAAGTTAGGCTGcaggaagtttaaaaaaaatgccagtCTTGTTTCTTGAGTGATCTATGTTAGagtaaaaacagcaaaaataacaaCTTCCGCATGAAATAAGAGATGCCCACATTTCTCCTGGTCAGACGACATCCTCGGGTTTCACTTCgatgggaaggagaagggagctgCAGGGGAGCTGGAGAATGGGGCTGGGAGCATCAGCCTAGAAGTGAAATTCTGGGCTGCTCGCTTGTTAGGCTCCTATTTCAAGGCGGACAGAAGGGGTAAGCACGGATGAGAATTACTCCAGCTGCAGCAAGGGGCTGAGCGGAAGCCAGTTCTCTGCTCGGAACAGGTATGAATCAGAAAGACCCATGTTAAGGGATTTCCTGGTCCCCAAGAAGCTGTTCTGCCTGCACAGGAGATCCCATGGACCCCCAAGTAGAGGCCCCCATATTCTCAGGAAAGGCACACACCTCAGCCAGCACGCcaccatatttttttccttcatcttcttcATCTTCCACAAAATCGTAGGTCACATAATAGCTGTAAGTGATAAAAGGGCCTTGGGGCCCTGGTTCTGGATCTAGGACAGAGGTGTCGGGGACCCCTCTGACATTTCCAATAGTCACCACAAACTGTGCCTCGCGTGGCAGGAGATCTGTAGGGGGAACGAGCAGGAGTGAGGGGAGCCACTGAGACAGAAGCTGCAAGACAAACAGCACGAGAGGGCGGGGCGAGCCTAGCATCCATGCAGGGCTGAGCCTCAGAGTTTGCAGATTGCAAATTTGTTCTACGTTCCAACAGCGACTTAGTAAGTCTCCTTTCGGTAAGACACCCCTCTTAAGCCTGTTTCTTGCTCTGTATAATGGGAATGACAGTAGCTGCTTTGCAGGACGGGTACAGATCAAGAATACATGTTACCTGAGCAGGTGTCTGGCACTAAGCCGGTGTAGCTATGTTATGCATTTTGTCACCCTGACCTTGAGAAGGCTCTCCTGCAGCTTGTGGCGTGGGCCACAAGGGGGTGATCTCAGGCCACCATGGAAGTGAATAAACTGATGTAACGAATGTTTCCCATTTGCCTCAGAAGGGAAGGGACCACAGTGGTCCCAACCTCCCTACCACTCCTGTCCCCAAATCTCAACCACAGGGATCAAAATCTGGGAGAGCGCTCTGACCAAGGAGGTGAGCTACACTTGACTAGGGGAGTTGTGGGGACAGATGGGCACACGCCCCCAGTAGGATGTCAGATGCCGGTTCCCCTCCGCCGTGCACATCAGCACCCTCACCCCCACTGTGGCTGAGGTCCCGGAACAGGTGCTTCTCATTGGGAGACACGGTGATGTCGTCCAGCACACAGAGCCGGGACAGGCTGTCGATGGTGAAGCCTCTGTAGTAGGGCACCAGGGCCAGCGGGTTCCCCTGAAGCACCAGCAGCCGCAGGTGCTGGAGCGTGCTGAGGCTGGCGATCAGGCTCTGCAGGTCCGTCAGGTTGTTGAAGCCCAGGTCCAGAGAGACGAGGGTGGGCCTAGAAGGTGAGCAGGACTGTTCAGGAGTCAAGAGGCCAGGTGAGCAAAGGGCTGGTGACAGGGACCTGTGGTCTTGCTGCCTGGCCTGTCCTGCCCAGCATCCCCCAGCACCCCGTGTCCAGGACAGACGGAAGGCTTGATACTAAGAGCAGGAGGGGAGACTGCCCATCCTTGAATCACACGCCTTGTGCTGCCCTTGACCCAAGTCGACCCCCTTTCCGGAAGGACCTCCTGGTTCTACTGTCCCCTCTCCGCGACA
Coding sequences:
- the LRRC43 gene encoding leucine-rich repeat-containing protein 43 isoform X4 encodes the protein MEEPARTLSAAVREHLRQLCLREFPCGTGSWNKSRFLPQTWRTWRELTPREEEAASPGEETMEALLDLVRSPHSPWALLEGSSKEDHFLRELAIQNPLRLKDTFFYSYFKSLRMVNKHVSLVDKDLLKFTKLEELILSANRIKEIDAVNLPPTLKVLELYGNEVTSMECLCARPPPCLQHLGLGHNKLLGPLESLYVTADHWPTLVSLDLGFNNLTDLQSLIASLSTLQHLRLLVLQGNPLALVPYYRGFTIDSLSRLCVLDDITVSPNEKHLFRDLSHSGDLLPREAQFVVTIGNVRGVPDTSVLDPEPGPQGPFITYSYYVTYDFVEDEEDEGKKYGGVLAEIVSPSLIMEQLGEEFPEEVIGEAEGSLESGLTTQTQSGELEEESLVSGGSAPLPRLTDSAEELAKLRPLTDPRLCPSPGTVLFSTVRKPWAEVIPCNYEMQHTLKDLVPLKAFLLAGTTVTVVEEKAACCPLGSLLACGAASCRCFLVCQERKRGEEQERQEGNRFEWGKRGG
- the LRRC43 gene encoding leucine-rich repeat-containing protein 43 isoform X3; amino-acid sequence: MEALLDLVRSPHSPWALLEGSSKEDHFLRELAIQNPLRLKDTFFYSYFKSLRMVNKHVSLVDKDLLKFTKLEELILSANRIKEIDAVNLPPTLKVLELYGNEVTSMECLCARPPPCLQHLGLGHNKLLGPLESLYVTADHWPTLVSLDLGFNNLTDLQSLIASLSTLQHLRLLVLQGNPLALVPYYRGFTIDSLSRLCVLDDITVSPNEKHLFRDLSHSGDLLPREAQFVVTIGNVRGVPDTSVLDPEPGPQGPFITYSYYVTYDFVEDEEDEGKKYGGVLAEIVSPSLIMEQLGEEFPEEVIGEAEGSLESGLTTQTQSGELEEESLVSGGSAPLPRLTDSAEELAKLRPLTDPRLCPSPGTVLFSTVRKPWAEVIPCNYEMQHTLKDLVPLKAFLLAGTTVTVVEEKVLSWPAGLPLVDASLSARKGKGEKNKKDKKGTDLNGGKEVAKDQKGSKKKKELPKDLQQDPPILRVLGSGAVVLEPLLVGEPLVSTVCNFGVIRTLESDRLTFLRDSKKPKKAKKETGKSKTKPGASEKRKSVFSMYEGDYQPEPLTVEVQIQLNQCRSAEEAIRALSL
- the LRRC43 gene encoding leucine-rich repeat-containing protein 43 isoform X5, whose amino-acid sequence is MEEPARTLSAAVREHLRQLCLREFPCGTGSWNKSRFLPQTWRTWRELTPREEEAASPGEETMEALLDLVRSPHSPWALLEGSSKEDHFLRELAIQNPLRLKDTFFYSYFKSLRMVNKHVSLVDKDLLKFTKLEELILSANRIKEIDAVNLPPTLKVLELYGNEVTSMECLCARPPPCLQHLGLGHNKLLGPLESLYVTADHWPTLVSLDLGFNNLTDLQSLIASLSTLQHLRLLVLQGNPLALVPYYRGFTIDSLSRLCVLDDITVSPNEKHLFRDLSHSGDLLPREAQFVVTIGNVRGVPDTSVLDPEPGPQGPFITYSYYVTYDFVEDEEDEGKKYGGVLAEIVSPSLIMEQLGEEFPEEVIGEAEGSLESGLTTQTQSGELEEESLVSGGSAPLPRLTDSAEELAKLRPLTDPRLCPSPGTVLFSTVRKPWAEVIPCNYEMQHTLKDLVPLKAFLLAGTTVTVVEEKVLSWPAGLPLVDASLSARKGKGEKNKKDKKGTDLNGGKEVAKDQKGSKKKKELPKDLQQDPPILRVLGSGAVVLEPLLVGEPLVSTVCNFGVIRTLESDRLTFLRDSKKPKKAKKETGKSKTKPGASEKRKSVFSMYEGDYQPEPLTVEVQIQLNQCRSAEEAIRALSL
- the LRRC43 gene encoding leucine-rich repeat-containing protein 43 isoform X1 — protein: MEEPARTLSAAVREHLRQLCLREFPCGTGSWNKSRFLPQTWRTWRELTPREEEAASPGEETMEALLDLVRSPHSPWALLEGSSKEDHFLRELAIQNPLRLKDTFFYSYFKSLRMVNKHVSLVDKDLLKFTKLEELILSANRIKEIDAVNLPPTLKVLELYGNEVTSMECLCARPPPCLQHLGLGHNKLLGPLESLYVTADHWPTLVSLDLGFNNLTDLQSLIASLSTLQHLRLLVLQGNPLALVPYYRGFTIDSLSRLCVLDDITVSPNEKHLFRDLSHSGDLLPREAQFVVTIGNVRGVPDTSVLDPEPGPQGPFITYSYYVTYDFVEDEEDEGKKYGGVLAEIVSPSLIMEQLGEEFPEEVIGEAEGSLESGLTTQTQSGELEEESLVSGGSAPLPRLTDSAEELAKLRPLTDPRLCPSPGTVLFSTVRKPWAEVIPCNYEMQHTLKDLVPLKAFLLAGTTVTVVEEKVLSWPAGLPLVDASLSARKGKGEKNKKDKKGTDLNGGKEVAKDQKGSKKKKELPKDLQQDPPILRVLGSGAVVLEPLLVGEPLVSTVCNFGVIRTLESDRLTFLRDSKKPKKAKKETGKSKTKPGASEISKLF
- the LRRC43 gene encoding leucine-rich repeat-containing protein 43 isoform X2, which codes for MEEPARTLSAAVREHLRQLCLREFPCGTGSWNKSRFLPQTWRTWRELTPREEEAASPGEETMEALLDLVRSPHSPWALLEGSSKEDHFLRELAIQNPLRLKDTFFYSYFKSLRMVNKHVSLVDKDLLKFTKLEELILSANRIKEIDAVNLPPTLKVLELYGNEVTSMECLCARPPPCLQHLGLGHNKLLGPLESLYVTADHWPTLVSLDLGFNNLTDLQSLIASLSTLQHLRLLVLQGNPLALVPYYRGFTIDSLSRLCVLDDITVSPNEKHLFRDLSHSGDLLPREAQFVVTIGNVRGVPDTSVLDPEPGPQGPFITYSYYVTYDFVEDEEDEGKKYGGVLAEIVSPSLIMEQLGEEFPEEVIGEAEGSLESGLTTQTQSGELEEESLVSGGSAPLPRLTDSAEELAKLRPLTDPRLCPSPGTVLFSTVRKPWAEVIPCNYEMQHTLKDLVPLKAFLLAGTTVTVVEEKVLSWPAGLPLVDASLSARKGKGEKNKKDKKGTDLNGGKEVAKDQKGSKKKKELPKDLQQDPPILRVLGSGAVVLEPLLVGEPLVSTVCNFGVIRTLESDRLTFLRDSKKPKKAKKDVYFSTF